One Rhipicephalus microplus isolate Deutch F79 chromosome 4, USDA_Rmic, whole genome shotgun sequence genomic window carries:
- the LOC142814162 gene encoding uncharacterized protein LOC142814162, which yields MPRCGVAQCSNHSRNGWKLYRFARDPKRRLLWTVQVKRDKWRPTNASHICRAHFEPNNYEQNRVDGWKKLKPNAVPTLFSFRPLPKERRPPKERTVSAPSGGETSKSAPGLRPSPATVEIPREAPLSHAFHESSLEGMSRYGLDAMELSDATVKLSANSSDSHSGEANDAAIETSNGTGETSNAMVESAELKKKLADLTRKYTELQQHHATAKNTIQSLKKNVLKLESDATNISRNLKFLNDDQVRALSRSSSLGKFWSPHNIKQGLQIKFACGTTGYETLKKMGYPLPSNRTLTRRIQDLKFLPGILHEVIDVMKCKAETMENVEKDCVIFLDEMEIVQGFELDRAEDTFLGGVTLPPKPQQPANHALVFMLGGLNQRWKQIIAYELTGRTIDGCLLKNYVLEQVQLCSQISLNVRVVTSDMGSANRAMWREFGFSSHKDSSTVCSIRHPCMHGKELFFMADPAHVLQNFRGQLLNAKVCTLSEATVAKNSLPSTEVNVEYVELVLEYDYERELKVAPNVSEVHTSTGHFTEIGVAVQLFREAPPAIRFLIKEGLPKREAETTAWFLELISKWYALMSSWHPAMASSHRNKAKYSEALDTLRMAMETVRTMKMGTTSH from the exons ATGCCCAGGTGCGGCGTTGCGCAGTGCAGCAATCATTCTAGGAACGGCTGGAAGCTGTACCGATTTGCAAGAGACCCAAAAAGACGGCTTCTTTGGACGGTACAAGTCAAGCGTGACAAGTGGCGTCCGACGAATGCATCACACATTTGCCGC GCTCACTTTGAACCGAACAACTACGAGCAAAACCGAGTGGATGGTTGGAAAAAGCTGAAACCGAATGCAGTCCCAACTTTGTTCTCCTTCAGAC CGCTGCCCAAGGAACGAAGACCACCAAAGGAAAGAACTGTGTCCGCACCCTCCGGTGGAGAGACCAGCAAGTCTGCTCCGGGGCTACGTCCATCTCCAGCTACAGTTGAGATACCGCGAGAGGCCCCACTAAGCCATGCGTTTCATGAGTCTTCACTGGAAGGAATGTCGCGTTATGGACTCGATGCCATGGAACTCAGCGACGCCACAGTAAAACTTTCAGCAAACTCTAGTGATTCACATTCAGGAGAAGCCAATGATGCGGCTATTGAAACATCAAATGGTACTGGTGAAACGTCAAATGCTATGGTAGAAtcagcagaactgaagaagaagctTGCTGACCTTACAAGAAAGTATACTGAACTTCAGCAGCATCATGCTACTGCCAAGAACACAATCCAAAGTCTCAAGAAAAATGTGCTAAAACTCGAGAGTGATGCAACAAATATTTCGCGAAATTTGAAATTTCTGAATGATGATCAAGTTCGCGCTCTCTCAAGAAGCAGCAGCTTGGGAAAGTTTTGGTCTCCGCACAACATCAAGCAAGGCCTTCAAATTAAATTTGCTTGTGGTACAACAGGCTATGAAACGCTAAAAAAAATGGGATATCCTCTCCCGTCCAACAGAACACTCACACGAAGGATTCAAGATTTAAAGTTCCTCCCAGGCATTCTTCACGAAGTGATCGATGTTATGAAATGCAAAGCTGAGACTATGGAGAATGTCGAAAAGGACTGCGTTATTTTTTTGGACGAAATGGAGATAGTGCAGGGGTTCGAGCTAGACCGTGCTGAAGACACATTTCTTGGAGGAGTAACGCTTCCCCCGAAGCCTCAACAGCCTGCGAACCACGCTCTTGTATTTATGTTAGGCGGCCTTAACCAAAGGTGGAAGCAAATTATCGCTTATGAATTGACTGGGAGAACCATCGATGGTTGTTTGTTGAAAAACTATGTATTGGAGCAAGTACAGCTGTGCAGTCAAATATCTCTGAATGTTCGCGTAGTCACATCTGACATGGGCTCGGCGAACCGTGCAATGTGGAGGGAATTTGGCTTTTCAAGTCACAAAGATTCTTCGACAGTATGTTCCATACGTCATCCGTGCATGCATGGCAAGGAACTTTTTTTCATGGCTGATCCGGCTCACGTGCTGCAAAACTTCAGGGGCCAACTCTTGAACGCTAAAGTTTGCACGCTGAGTGAGGCCACAGTGGCCAAAAATAGCCTGCCTTCTACAGAGGTTAACGTGGAATATGTTGAGTTGGTACTTGAATACGATTATGAAAGAGAACTGAAGGTAGCGCCAAACGTGTCCGAAGTTCACACCAGCACAGGCCACTTCACCGAAATTGGTGTCGCTGTACAGCTTTTTCGGGAAGCTCCTCCAGCTATCCGCTTTCTTATAAAGGAAGGGCTACCAAAACGGGAAGCGGAAACAACGGCTTGGTTCCTGGAGCTTATTTCAAAGTGGTATGCACTGATGTCCTCGTGGCATCCAGCAATGGCGTCAAGTCACAGAAACAAGGCGAAGTACTCTGAAGCCCTAGATACACTGCGCATGGCAATGGAAACAGTGAGAACTATGAAAATGGGCACCACATCACATTAG